Proteins co-encoded in one Tautonia rosea genomic window:
- a CDS encoding serine/threonine protein kinase, which produces MSIDPRTSRFWKETLRYGLLDEAILQSCWDSLAPEKREDPDAIDRRLARQAIAAQHLTLWQGQQIVAGRAAALKMGKYIVLDVIGKGGMGLVFLARDTRLRRLVAIKILSRERMSSPRAVARFEREAKVGAQLQHDNLVRIYDEGEHRDLRYLVMEYIEGRNVSQILAEIGRFSPALAASIARQVALGLEHARLKGLIHRDVNPQNILVTEDGTAKLTDLGLAIDLGDPDDVVTRDGATVGTFDYISPEQARHPRSVDTRSDLYSLGCTLYHMISGSVPFREASLPQKLYAHQLHEPDPLSEVVPEVPPGLEAIVRRLMAKSPDDRFPTPLAVAEALAPYAEGASSVAEQLAEVRASSEHLQGARNGPGAIPFPEASDPNGYRFGPEAQVEADQEETPPTRTASAMKPEIRGPGESGIEPIRAHHEPDPEPDDAPYAPPTTEPEPLAADSPLSSGLGLPIDLGPEPSLTEMASSRSRSRSSLTRSTSDPGSSDKVKPAPSEPQTSSRTDQRRKIALIVLGAIGAVVTLLVIVLMLSSSNSGTNDGNSKGLVETTPPEDTTPAVPKSTVPAFTVGSSDGQSLIPCASFLDALMMAPNNGGILYLSEAAEPFTIASGDSASLIPRSGIVIRPYPGTRASVQVVLDGRESWLRQQVGGLTLEDLTVVVRYGGSASADTPRPPLIESNGELTLRRCTFLVQSGSTLGSSVVQSFGSSVRVDGCLFRGFDRPLDLVVFGGVRHEISNSIFVWTQGTPGRPSGWPIRVASRFANQPRPGRVTIDRCSVFLASGFIETTTLLPEQPLEIHVRESGIRADHLLCWTPTTKGDAFPSGLKWTGEGNRYDLQGASWLVSSPDGLTTPDKAPTNLDSWTEALGPEGADDSVQMLVELRDPSALKSTSVDPSRFAAQAGGEPIGADPAQVGPPGLLPASPGLEGQTNGP; this is translated from the coding sequence ATGTCGATTGACCCGCGAACGTCTCGATTCTGGAAAGAGACGTTGCGCTATGGACTGCTCGATGAAGCGATACTTCAGTCGTGCTGGGACTCCCTTGCTCCTGAGAAGCGTGAGGACCCCGACGCGATTGACCGTCGGCTCGCGCGTCAGGCCATCGCGGCGCAGCATCTGACACTCTGGCAGGGCCAGCAAATCGTCGCCGGCCGGGCCGCCGCCCTGAAAATGGGGAAGTACATCGTTCTCGATGTCATCGGCAAGGGCGGAATGGGACTGGTCTTCCTGGCACGCGATACCAGGCTTCGCCGCCTGGTGGCCATCAAGATTCTGTCTCGCGAGCGGATGTCGAGCCCCCGCGCGGTGGCCCGCTTCGAGCGAGAGGCCAAGGTCGGTGCCCAGCTTCAGCACGACAACCTTGTCCGCATCTACGACGAAGGGGAGCACCGCGATCTCCGCTACCTGGTGATGGAATACATCGAGGGGCGCAACGTCTCTCAGATTCTCGCCGAGATCGGCCGCTTTTCTCCCGCCCTGGCTGCCTCGATCGCCCGCCAGGTCGCCCTTGGGCTGGAACACGCTCGGCTCAAGGGCCTGATCCATCGCGATGTCAATCCTCAGAACATCCTGGTCACTGAGGACGGTACGGCCAAGCTCACCGACCTCGGCCTGGCAATCGACCTGGGAGATCCTGACGATGTCGTCACCCGGGACGGCGCGACCGTGGGCACGTTCGACTACATCAGTCCTGAACAAGCCCGGCATCCCCGGTCGGTTGACACCCGGAGCGACCTCTATTCGCTCGGCTGCACGCTCTACCATATGATCTCAGGTTCTGTTCCGTTTCGCGAAGCGAGCTTGCCGCAAAAGCTTTACGCCCACCAATTGCACGAACCCGACCCCCTCTCGGAAGTCGTTCCCGAGGTCCCTCCGGGCCTTGAGGCGATCGTCCGTCGGCTCATGGCCAAGTCGCCAGATGACCGCTTCCCCACCCCTCTGGCGGTAGCCGAAGCACTGGCTCCCTACGCCGAGGGAGCGTCCTCGGTGGCCGAACAGCTTGCCGAGGTCCGAGCATCCTCCGAACACCTGCAGGGTGCTCGGAATGGGCCGGGCGCGATCCCCTTTCCCGAAGCGTCCGATCCGAACGGCTATCGCTTTGGACCCGAAGCCCAGGTCGAAGCCGATCAGGAGGAGACCCCGCCAACTCGGACCGCTTCAGCCATGAAGCCCGAGATTCGAGGGCCTGGAGAAAGCGGGATCGAGCCGATCCGAGCGCATCACGAGCCCGATCCCGAACCGGACGATGCGCCCTACGCCCCTCCGACCACCGAGCCCGAGCCCCTTGCGGCCGATTCTCCGCTGTCGAGCGGCCTTGGACTGCCGATCGACCTGGGGCCTGAGCCCTCGCTGACTGAGATGGCGTCGTCTCGGAGCCGATCGCGTTCTTCCCTTACTCGATCGACCAGCGATCCCGGTTCGTCCGATAAGGTCAAGCCCGCTCCCAGCGAACCGCAGACCTCCTCGCGCACCGATCAGCGTCGGAAAATCGCCTTGATTGTTCTGGGAGCGATCGGCGCAGTGGTCACGCTCCTGGTGATCGTCCTGATGCTGAGCTCCTCGAATTCCGGCACCAACGACGGGAATTCGAAAGGACTGGTTGAGACAACTCCCCCCGAAGACACGACCCCCGCCGTGCCGAAATCGACCGTGCCGGCGTTCACGGTCGGGAGTTCCGATGGCCAGAGCTTGATCCCCTGCGCCTCGTTTCTCGATGCTCTGATGATGGCACCCAATAACGGTGGAATCCTCTATCTGAGCGAAGCCGCCGAGCCCTTCACCATTGCCTCGGGCGATTCTGCTTCGCTTATTCCTCGATCAGGAATCGTGATTCGCCCTTACCCTGGTACGCGAGCTTCTGTCCAGGTTGTGCTGGATGGCCGAGAGTCCTGGCTGCGCCAGCAGGTGGGTGGGCTTACGCTTGAAGACCTGACCGTGGTCGTCCGCTACGGAGGCTCGGCTTCGGCAGACACCCCGCGCCCTCCCTTGATCGAGTCGAACGGCGAACTGACACTCCGTCGCTGCACCTTCCTCGTGCAGTCAGGCTCCACTCTGGGTTCCAGCGTCGTGCAGTCGTTCGGTTCCTCGGTTCGGGTCGACGGTTGCCTCTTCCGAGGGTTCGACCGTCCCCTCGATCTGGTTGTTTTCGGCGGAGTGCGCCACGAGATCTCGAATAGCATTTTCGTCTGGACCCAGGGCACACCCGGTCGTCCCTCAGGCTGGCCGATCCGGGTTGCCAGCCGGTTTGCGAATCAGCCTCGTCCCGGCCGGGTGACGATCGATCGCTGTTCGGTCTTTCTTGCCTCAGGATTCATCGAGACCACCACCTTGCTCCCCGAACAGCCGTTGGAAATTCATGTTCGAGAATCCGGGATCCGCGCTGACCACCTGCTCTGCTGGACGCCAACGACCAAGGGAGACGCCTTCCCATCCGGCCTGAAATGGACCGGCGAAGGGAACCGTTACGATCTCCAGGGTGCCTCCTGGCTGGTTTCGTCTCCCGATGGGCTCACCACTCCTGACAAGGCTCCGACGAATCTCGACTCCTGGACCGAAGCCCTTGGGCCGGAGGGAGCGGATGACTCCGTGCAGATGCTCGTGGAACTTCGAGACCCCTCTGCACTCAAATCGACGTCCGTCGACCCGTCTCGATTTGCTGCCCAGGCCGGAGGGGAACCGATCGGTGCCGATCCGGCACAGGTCGGCCCTCCCGGACTTCTCCCCGCCTCGCCCGGACTTGAGGGCCAGACAAACGGACCGTGA
- a CDS encoding acyl-CoA dehydrogenase family protein encodes MPDLTDDPLARLDDPAVTDLVGKLAALDGPTDASDDWPEPLWSALKESGVPRWPVPRAFGGDGLDRVTMVRREAGLAEGSLTAAFIFSQFNAATRRLVTAADRGHEGAADWLRAIAMGQAFPTIGTSQLTTSRRRGRRALVAEAVPGGGYRLDGAMPWVTAASKADLFVVGAVLDDDRQVLIALPSDRDGLSVGDPMPLAALQASCTTEVVCEAVRVEPSEVLFGPDPDVMAVASEGGGTGSLETSALAIGQALAALRALRGLSPSRDDLEEPVEALEASWRSLAESLLAAAEGRADAPSPAELRTEANRFVLRATHAYLTARRGSGMLRSEPAQRWVRQAMFFLVWSCPGPVAQAALRDFAGICPA; translated from the coding sequence ATGCCCGACCTTACCGACGATCCGCTGGCCCGTCTGGATGACCCGGCCGTGACCGACCTTGTGGGCAAACTGGCCGCGCTCGACGGCCCGACGGACGCCTCCGATGACTGGCCGGAACCGTTATGGTCGGCTTTGAAGGAGAGTGGGGTGCCGCGGTGGCCGGTCCCGCGGGCGTTTGGGGGAGATGGGCTGGACCGCGTGACGATGGTGCGTCGCGAGGCTGGGCTGGCCGAAGGAAGCCTGACCGCCGCGTTCATCTTCTCGCAGTTCAATGCCGCAACGCGCCGGCTGGTGACGGCAGCCGATCGAGGGCATGAGGGGGCGGCCGATTGGCTCCGTGCCATCGCCATGGGCCAGGCGTTCCCGACCATCGGCACCTCGCAACTGACGACCTCGCGTCGCCGAGGTCGCCGCGCGCTGGTTGCCGAGGCCGTTCCGGGAGGCGGCTATCGGCTTGATGGCGCCATGCCCTGGGTCACGGCCGCCTCGAAGGCTGATCTGTTCGTCGTGGGAGCCGTGCTTGACGATGATCGGCAAGTGCTCATCGCCTTGCCAAGCGATCGAGACGGGCTCTCGGTCGGGGATCCGATGCCGCTGGCGGCGCTGCAGGCCTCCTGCACGACGGAAGTGGTTTGCGAGGCCGTTCGGGTGGAGCCGTCCGAGGTTCTCTTTGGACCTGATCCCGATGTGATGGCCGTCGCCAGCGAAGGGGGGGGAACCGGAAGCCTGGAAACGTCGGCGCTGGCCATTGGTCAAGCCCTGGCGGCCCTTCGAGCCTTGAGGGGGCTGTCTCCCTCACGAGACGATCTTGAGGAGCCGGTGGAGGCCCTGGAGGCGTCCTGGCGGTCGCTCGCCGAGTCTCTGCTCGCCGCAGCCGAAGGTCGGGCCGACGCTCCCTCACCCGCCGAACTCCGGACCGAGGCAAACCGCTTTGTGCTGCGAGCGACACACGCCTATCTGACGGCTCGACGAGGGTCGGGCATGCTCCGCTCTGAGCCGGCTCAGCGCTGGGTCCGACAAGCGATGTTCTTCCTGGTCTGGTCCTGTCCTGGTCCTGTCGCCCAGGCGGCGCTTCGGGATTTCGCGGGCATCTGTCCCGCGTGA
- a CDS encoding DUF58 domain-containing protein codes for MRFFLRKRPEPPVPDLDPGAIIRRARRLRFRVRPTAVAQLAGAYHSARPGSGLTFAELRAYEPGDDVRHLDWNVTARQGRPFVRRYVEERSLSLWLILDISQSLRFGADGRSKSDRAAQAAALLAASAIQNGDRAALTLMSDRIESELLPGGGPRHLSRLLRMLVTAPSTSRRSSLAAAVTRPQRFARRGLVVVLSDFLSPEPIAPWRALASRGEVVALRLVDPLEEALPNAGILALEDAETGRRRLVDSGSARLRASYARMAEARKRSFRSWCDATGVEGVDLSTRDDPIGPLLGIFRGRSRRRTGLR; via the coding sequence ATGCGATTCTTCCTCCGCAAACGTCCCGAACCGCCGGTCCCCGACCTCGACCCGGGCGCGATTATCCGTCGCGCCCGCCGCTTACGGTTCCGGGTCCGGCCGACTGCCGTGGCACAACTGGCCGGAGCGTATCATAGCGCCCGGCCCGGTTCCGGGCTGACCTTTGCCGAGCTTCGGGCGTACGAACCCGGTGATGACGTGCGCCATCTCGACTGGAATGTCACGGCGCGCCAGGGGCGTCCGTTCGTCCGTCGCTACGTCGAGGAACGATCGCTGAGCCTCTGGCTGATCCTCGACATCTCCCAGAGCCTCCGATTCGGCGCCGATGGCCGCTCGAAGTCGGATCGCGCGGCCCAGGCCGCGGCCTTGCTGGCGGCCTCGGCCATCCAAAACGGTGACCGGGCCGCCTTGACCCTCATGAGCGACCGGATCGAGTCGGAATTGCTTCCGGGAGGAGGGCCCAGGCATCTCTCGCGATTACTTCGGATGCTCGTCACCGCTCCTTCGACCTCCCGGCGGTCATCCCTGGCCGCGGCGGTCACCCGTCCCCAGCGATTCGCCCGGCGAGGGCTGGTCGTGGTCCTCAGCGATTTTCTCAGTCCCGAACCGATCGCCCCCTGGCGAGCCCTGGCCAGCCGAGGAGAAGTGGTCGCCCTCCGCCTGGTCGACCCTCTCGAAGAAGCTCTCCCCAACGCCGGAATCCTTGCCCTGGAAGATGCCGAGACCGGCCGACGACGGCTCGTCGACTCCGGGTCGGCCCGGCTTCGAGCCTCCTATGCCCGCATGGCCGAGGCCCGGAAACGCTCCTTTCGATCCTGGTGTGATGCCACCGGAGTTGAAGGGGTCGACCTCTCCACCAGGGACGATCCGATTGGTCCTTTGCTCGGGATCTTCCGCGGACGATCGCGGCGACGGACGGGTCTCCGATGA
- the bioD gene encoding dethiobiotin synthase, producing the protein MTGLRGLLVTGTDTGVGKTRVSSAIVATLVAQGERVGALKPVASGADRVEGHLRWDDTERLIAALGRDVPRDRVTPITFEAPLAPPVAARLAGEPLGFDHVLEATRKAIAWWAGPGQAELLIVEGVGGLLCPIAEGATLADLAVALDYPLLIVARRGLGTINHTILTVEAARSRGLRVAGVVLNGSEPTADPLVEETNPIELSKWLGEVPLLAELPHGSDLTALLGGRPDLNWKGRAAAPRIVSEDARRSIPR; encoded by the coding sequence ATGACCGGACTTCGCGGGCTCCTGGTGACGGGGACCGACACGGGCGTGGGCAAGACCCGCGTTTCGTCGGCAATCGTGGCGACCCTGGTGGCGCAGGGGGAACGCGTCGGGGCACTCAAGCCGGTGGCGAGCGGGGCCGATCGGGTCGAGGGACATTTGCGCTGGGACGATACGGAACGCCTGATCGCCGCCCTCGGCCGGGACGTGCCGCGCGACCGGGTCACGCCGATCACCTTCGAGGCACCGCTCGCTCCTCCCGTCGCGGCCCGCCTGGCGGGCGAGCCGCTCGGCTTCGACCACGTGCTGGAGGCCACGCGCAAGGCCATCGCCTGGTGGGCTGGTCCCGGACAGGCGGAACTGCTGATTGTCGAAGGTGTCGGCGGCCTGCTCTGCCCGATTGCCGAGGGGGCGACCCTGGCCGATCTGGCCGTAGCCCTCGATTATCCCCTCCTGATCGTGGCTCGCCGAGGTCTGGGGACGATCAACCATACGATTTTAACCGTCGAGGCAGCGCGATCACGAGGCCTCCGGGTGGCCGGTGTGGTGCTCAACGGATCAGAGCCGACGGCCGATCCTCTGGTCGAGGAGACCAACCCAATCGAGCTGTCGAAATGGCTGGGCGAGGTCCCCTTGCTGGCGGAACTCCCGCACGGATCGGACCTGACGGCTTTGCTCGGCGGGCGTCCCGACCTAAACTGGAAGGGACGAGCCGCCGCGCCTCGGATTGTCTCTGAAGACGCGCGTCGGTCGATTCCTCGATGA
- a CDS encoding NUDIX domain-containing protein, which produces MTQSYCYDFPRPAVTVDTVVFGVDRSALRVLMIRRGRAPFEGQWALPGGFLDLDEATEPAARRELFEETGIEVRPSLPFQPLGFYSAPGRDPRGRTISLAYATVLPPPLPEPSGGDDAAEASWIIADSPDRPLAFDHALILADALDWLRKGVEAGPLGLALLPDPFDRDDARSMFHAVGLPLRHSARWLGRCVKEDWIEPVEGDAQRYRPRR; this is translated from the coding sequence ATGACGCAATCGTACTGTTATGACTTTCCCCGGCCCGCCGTCACGGTTGATACGGTGGTCTTTGGAGTTGATCGCTCGGCGCTCCGTGTCCTCATGATCCGTCGGGGGCGGGCACCCTTTGAAGGGCAATGGGCACTCCCCGGGGGATTTCTGGATCTCGACGAGGCGACCGAACCTGCCGCCCGTCGCGAACTGTTCGAGGAAACCGGAATCGAGGTTCGGCCCTCGCTTCCGTTCCAGCCCCTGGGATTCTACTCGGCTCCCGGACGCGACCCGAGAGGCCGGACGATCAGCCTGGCGTATGCCACCGTGCTCCCCCCTCCCCTCCCCGAACCCTCAGGCGGAGACGATGCCGCAGAGGCCTCGTGGATCATCGCGGACTCTCCGGATCGTCCCCTCGCGTTCGACCATGCCTTGATTCTAGCGGATGCGCTCGACTGGCTCCGCAAAGGAGTCGAGGCCGGGCCGCTCGGGCTCGCCTTGCTGCCCGACCCCTTCGATCGTGATGACGCTCGATCCATGTTCCATGCCGTCGGCTTGCCCCTTCGCCATTCCGCCCGATGGCTGGGACGCTGCGTCAAGGAAGACTGGATCGAGCCGGTCGAGGGTGATGCCCAGCGCTATCGTCCCAGGCGTTAG
- a CDS encoding DUF429 domain-containing protein produces MSARRRDSLGQVAGADGCPGGWICIVLDRITSTVTPLLCRSSEELLTIHPEPSVLAIDMPIGLPDSGDRDCDRIARMLLGPRRSSVFPAPIRPSLAAVTQQGADAISRAIVGRGVGAQAWGLYRRVLSLDRLIGPDEQTRCVEVHPELSFLALNGDQPLPHSKHSPEGVAARRALIDNAFGPEAYPSVRKAIAPREATDDDLLDAMAACWTAYRIAEGTAHRIPANPPTDARGLRMEMWF; encoded by the coding sequence ATGTCGGCTCGTCGTCGTGATTCCCTGGGGCAGGTTGCCGGGGCCGATGGCTGTCCGGGGGGCTGGATCTGCATCGTGCTCGATCGGATAACATCCACCGTAACTCCCCTGCTCTGCCGGTCGAGTGAAGAATTGCTCACGATCCACCCTGAGCCGTCCGTGCTGGCGATCGACATGCCGATCGGCCTGCCCGATTCGGGCGATCGGGACTGCGACCGGATCGCCCGGATGCTCCTTGGCCCTCGGCGATCGAGTGTCTTCCCCGCGCCGATCCGCCCGAGCCTCGCGGCCGTCACGCAGCAGGGGGCCGACGCGATCAGCCGGGCGATCGTCGGCCGAGGGGTCGGGGCGCAGGCGTGGGGGCTGTATCGTCGGGTGCTCTCGCTCGATCGCCTCATCGGGCCGGACGAGCAGACGCGATGCGTCGAGGTCCATCCCGAGCTGTCGTTTCTCGCCCTCAACGGCGATCAGCCGCTGCCCCACTCGAAGCATTCGCCCGAGGGTGTCGCGGCGCGGCGAGCGTTGATTGACAACGCGTTCGGTCCCGAGGCGTACCCGAGCGTTCGCAAGGCCATCGCTCCCAGAGAAGCCACCGACGACGACCTCCTCGACGCGATGGCTGCCTGCTGGACGGCATATCGAATTGCCGAAGGAACCGCACATCGGATTCCCGCGAATCCTCCGACCGACGCCCGCGGCCTTCGCATGGAGATGTGGTTTTAA
- a CDS encoding alpha-amylase/4-alpha-glucanotransferase domain-containing protein has product MSRVRLILALHDHQPVGNFENVFEAAYRDSYLPFLELMEQYPELPFSLHSSGPLMEWLVAHRPEYIERLRAMVAAGRVEILGGGFYEPILTMIPHRDRVGQIRSYSDYLERLFGQPIRGAWIAERVWEQHLVSALVEAGIEFTVLDDFHFQRAGAASDDLFGYYLTEDEGHLLKVFPNSESMRYLVPWQEPHASYEYLRGLSQSRPDAVVVCADDGEKFGGWPDTHEHIFTKGWLRRFCDMIRGNRDWLEPTTFAAVVDSTVPLGKVYLPDCSYREMTEWVLPPTQLSAFEAAVKGSEGVTAVDHVRPFVRAGGFWRNFKNKYIETDEMYARMLELSHRLNTLEESGDADAEALDLARQELYRGQCNCPYWHGAFGGLYLPHLRNAIFKHLIACHDALDRAEGKVGPRVALDVADYNLDARQEARLENDRLIAYVRPASGGHVYELDVRKAGVNVLATLDRRPESYHAAIASAAVAEPSGETFEGPSNLHDRVILKQEGMDKLLVYDRAPRKALVDHFFPIDASLDDLTSCLDIERGDFATGTYLSKAHREEGRIALMMERQGLADGHLIRIHKTIAMEAGRPGLEVVYILEDLPVGQPVHFAIELNLAAMAGHAEDRFVSDLHGNRLGLLDAKLDIPHAEGVNLTDEWLDLGVAMRWSVPSSLWCFPVETASQSEGGFEGIYQSTAVIPHWRITADETRRWTVRLSWSLDLARPEPADAPPEADRPASAPRPSPSPSSRVAGAPVVR; this is encoded by the coding sequence ATGTCGCGCGTCCGCCTGATTCTCGCGCTGCACGACCACCAGCCGGTCGGAAACTTCGAGAACGTCTTCGAGGCCGCCTACCGGGACAGCTACTTGCCGTTCCTGGAGCTGATGGAGCAGTATCCCGAACTGCCCTTCAGCCTCCACAGTTCCGGCCCCTTGATGGAATGGCTGGTGGCCCACCGCCCCGAGTACATCGAACGCCTGCGGGCGATGGTCGCCGCCGGTCGGGTCGAGATCCTTGGCGGCGGCTTCTACGAGCCGATCCTCACCATGATCCCTCACCGCGATCGCGTCGGGCAGATCCGGTCGTACTCTGATTACCTCGAACGCCTCTTCGGCCAGCCGATCCGAGGGGCCTGGATCGCCGAGCGTGTCTGGGAACAGCACCTCGTCTCGGCCCTGGTCGAGGCGGGCATCGAGTTCACCGTGCTCGACGACTTCCACTTCCAGCGCGCCGGCGCCGCTTCCGACGACCTCTTCGGCTACTACCTGACCGAGGACGAAGGCCATCTTCTGAAGGTCTTCCCCAATAGCGAGTCGATGCGCTACCTCGTCCCCTGGCAAGAGCCCCATGCCTCGTATGAGTACCTCCGCGGTCTGAGCCAGTCCCGGCCCGATGCCGTGGTCGTCTGCGCCGACGACGGCGAGAAGTTCGGCGGCTGGCCCGACACTCACGAGCACATCTTCACCAAAGGGTGGCTCCGTCGCTTCTGCGACATGATCCGAGGCAACCGCGACTGGCTCGAACCAACCACCTTCGCCGCCGTCGTCGATTCGACCGTCCCGCTCGGCAAGGTCTACCTGCCCGACTGCTCCTACCGCGAGATGACCGAGTGGGTTCTCCCCCCCACCCAGCTTTCGGCCTTCGAGGCCGCGGTGAAAGGGTCCGAGGGAGTGACCGCCGTCGATCACGTTCGCCCCTTCGTCCGCGCAGGGGGGTTCTGGCGGAACTTCAAGAACAAGTACATCGAAACCGACGAGATGTACGCCCGGATGCTTGAGCTTTCCCATCGGCTCAACACCCTCGAAGAGTCCGGCGACGCCGATGCCGAGGCGCTCGACCTCGCTCGTCAAGAACTCTATCGCGGTCAGTGCAACTGCCCCTACTGGCACGGGGCCTTCGGCGGCCTGTACCTGCCCCACCTCCGCAACGCCATCTTCAAACATCTGATCGCCTGCCACGATGCCCTCGACCGGGCCGAAGGGAAGGTCGGTCCCCGCGTGGCGCTCGACGTGGCCGACTACAATCTCGACGCCCGCCAGGAAGCCCGGCTCGAAAACGATCGCCTGATCGCCTACGTTCGCCCGGCCAGCGGCGGCCATGTCTATGAACTGGACGTGCGCAAGGCCGGGGTCAATGTGTTGGCCACGCTCGACCGCCGCCCCGAGTCGTATCACGCCGCCATCGCCTCGGCCGCCGTGGCCGAGCCTTCGGGCGAGACGTTCGAAGGCCCGTCGAACCTGCACGATCGGGTGATCCTCAAGCAAGAAGGCATGGACAAGCTGCTCGTCTACGACCGGGCCCCTCGCAAGGCCCTGGTCGATCACTTCTTCCCGATCGACGCCTCGCTCGACGACCTGACCTCGTGCCTCGACATCGAGCGCGGCGACTTCGCCACCGGCACCTATCTGTCGAAGGCCCACCGCGAGGAAGGCCGCATTGCCCTGATGATGGAACGGCAAGGTCTGGCCGACGGCCACCTGATCCGCATCCACAAGACGATCGCCATGGAAGCCGGACGCCCCGGTCTGGAAGTCGTCTACATTCTCGAAGACCTCCCCGTCGGCCAGCCGGTCCACTTCGCCATCGAACTGAACCTGGCCGCGATGGCCGGGCACGCCGAGGATCGGTTCGTGTCCGATCTCCACGGCAACCGGCTCGGCCTGCTCGATGCGAAGCTCGACATTCCGCACGCCGAAGGAGTCAACCTGACCGACGAATGGCTCGACCTTGGCGTCGCGATGCGCTGGTCGGTCCCGTCGAGTCTCTGGTGCTTCCCGGTCGAAACCGCCAGCCAAAGCGAGGGCGGCTTCGAGGGGATTTACCAGAGCACCGCGGTCATCCCCCACTGGCGGATCACCGCCGACGAGACCCGCCGCTGGACCGTCCGCCTCTCCTGGTCGCTCGACCTCGCCCGACCTGAACCGGCTGATGCGCCTCCCGAGGCCGATCGGCCCGCCTCGGCCCCTCGGCCCTCCCCCAGCCCTTCCTCACGCGTTGCAGGAGCCCCAGTGGTCCGCTGA
- the glgA gene encoding glycogen synthase GlgA, with protein sequence MKVLLLSAEVEPFAKTGGLADVAASLPQALRDLGHEVAIMMPGYRRALYAGRPVRETGVRVRVPIAHRSLEGRILVSSLPGCDVPVYLVDYAPYFDRSGIYGAEGVDYPDNCERFVFFQRAALEGIRMLDFQPEILHCNDWQTGLVPVYLDEVYRPLPGSVFRQVGTVVTIHNLAYQGSFWHLDMPLTGFDWSLFTPDRLEAYGRLNFLKAGLVYADQISTVSPTYAREIQALEGGRGLDGLLRARKADLHGIVNGIDVTIWNPAIDPHLTARYTVKTWPAGKAANKTHLQRLAGLPDRPDVPLMAAISRLDPQKGWDLVVDAAAELLRRDLQIVILGTGEPGYERTLQQLAKEHPENLCVFLEFSQPLAHQLEAAADLLLMPSLYEPCGLNQLYSLAYGTVPVVRSTGGLADTVVNATPETLQNHSATGVSFTEPTAKALIRAVDRALELYADSDTWPRLVATGMNTDWTWHRSAEQYVRLYERVRHQRLAEHPA encoded by the coding sequence ATGAAGGTTCTTCTTCTTTCCGCCGAGGTCGAGCCGTTTGCCAAGACAGGTGGCCTGGCCGATGTTGCTGCCTCGCTTCCTCAGGCCCTTCGTGATCTGGGCCATGAGGTCGCCATCATGATGCCAGGTTACCGCCGTGCGTTGTACGCCGGTCGGCCCGTCCGAGAAACCGGAGTTCGAGTCCGCGTTCCCATCGCCCACCGATCACTCGAAGGGCGCATTCTCGTCTCCTCCTTGCCCGGTTGCGACGTGCCGGTCTATCTGGTCGACTACGCACCTTACTTCGATCGCTCCGGAATTTACGGCGCGGAGGGAGTGGACTATCCCGACAACTGCGAGCGTTTCGTCTTCTTTCAGCGGGCCGCGCTGGAAGGGATCCGCATGCTCGATTTTCAGCCCGAGATTCTTCATTGCAATGACTGGCAAACCGGGCTCGTTCCGGTCTATCTCGACGAAGTCTATCGTCCCCTGCCCGGCTCGGTGTTTCGGCAGGTCGGTACCGTGGTGACGATTCATAACCTGGCCTATCAGGGATCGTTCTGGCATCTGGACATGCCCCTGACAGGCTTCGACTGGTCGTTGTTCACGCCCGATCGGCTCGAAGCGTACGGAAGATTGAACTTCCTGAAGGCCGGGCTGGTGTACGCCGACCAAATCAGCACGGTGAGCCCCACCTACGCCCGAGAAATCCAGGCTCTCGAAGGCGGTCGGGGACTCGATGGCTTACTCCGCGCCCGAAAGGCCGACTTGCACGGAATCGTCAACGGAATCGATGTCACGATCTGGAATCCGGCGATCGATCCCCACCTGACGGCGCGTTACACCGTGAAAACCTGGCCCGCGGGCAAGGCAGCCAACAAGACCCATCTGCAACGGCTGGCCGGCCTTCCGGATCGGCCCGACGTTCCCCTCATGGCGGCCATCTCTCGGCTCGATCCTCAGAAGGGCTGGGATCTGGTCGTCGATGCCGCGGCGGAGTTGCTTCGGCGCGACCTTCAGATTGTGATCCTCGGCACAGGGGAACCAGGTTACGAACGAACGCTTCAGCAACTCGCCAAAGAACATCCCGAGAACCTCTGCGTGTTCCTCGAATTCTCCCAGCCTCTCGCTCATCAACTCGAAGCGGCCGCCGACCTGTTGCTCATGCCCAGCCTCTACGAACCGTGTGGGTTGAATCAATTGTACAGTCTGGCGTATGGCACCGTTCCCGTTGTTCGGAGCACGGGAGGGCTGGCCGATACGGTCGTTAACGCAACTCCCGAAACCCTCCAGAACCACTCAGCCACAGGGGTGAGCTTTACGGAACCGACCGCAAAAGCCTTGATCCGAGCCGTCGATCGCGCCCTGGAACTTTATGCGGACTCCGATACCTGGCCTCGCCTTGTTGCGACCGGGATGAATACCGACTGGACCTGGCACCGAAGCGCCGAGCAATACGTCCGCCTCTATGAACGCGTTCGCCACCAACGACTCGCCGAACACCCGGCGTGA